The Primulina eburnea isolate SZY01 chromosome 12, ASM2296580v1, whole genome shotgun sequence genome includes the window AAATATATATGGACctttatatgtatgtatttacaCTGTTTACTTAACATCTAGGCCAAAAAAAGTATACATTGTACTTTACATGTGTGTATTTTCACGTCCTATCGTATACAAAATTGTAGTAATCCACGTACGATGCTATATTAGTACAACTCTAGTGCCTCGACCATCAGGTTACAGATATCCTTCGGATAAGCCTGTAAAATATAGGAGTGAATTAGTATATAGTATGCATCACAAAACACATTAATTTTATTCGTCGAACAAATTTTTCGTCGTCGTAGAACTCCTATGAACAACTATCACCGGATCACGAATATTCAATAAATGtatatctcaaaaaaaaaaccaGAACATATTACGGCTTTTATTCGTGTTGTAGAAACAAATACGACCATTTTATCGAATTCTCGACGAAATTAAATAGTGATGAATGAACTAGATTACCTGAAGCCTGGCTGTGGAGATGGAGATGGAGATGGAATTTGaccataaatataatatatttatttaaattgttgttCTTTCTTGGAATACTTTTGATATGGGGGATACCCTTTCTTCCATGCGGAGACCTGCAACCATGTGACATGTTTAGGACATGGTCTAAGTAAAAGATTTAtagtaatttaataataataattattattattattataaagtaTGATACACTGAATTTGGTAGTAATGATCGAGacatgaataataataaaataatattggcATGAATATTTGACAAGGTCTCGTATACAAGTAGTATATGTTAGTCGTACATTAAAGTATTATACTATACCACAATTAATAGTCAAATTTAATTTACAAATATTATGAGTAATTTTATCTGGACCGATGCTCCATTTTATGAATAAATTTTATCCATCTAGTGGAGGGTAAACGGCATGTATTGGAGAGTAAATAATATTAGTTTAGTTCGACTACTATCGACATAATAATGTATTTAAAATCGATTTTCGAATAACATAAAACTTCGAAATTTTTATagagagagaaaaaaatttattgtatgAACTTCAGTCATACGTcgattcaattttattttatttaaaaaaaacaactaagcaaaaatttatatgattgtgtttctttttttattctttttttttccctCTATTTTAAAAGGCTGTGTGGGGGGCAAATGTCAAATCGACCAGGTCATATGGCACATGAAAATTTAGATCTACCAAAGTTAAGGTCCCCCGATCAATTAGTACATATAGTTTCATGAGTGAGTCTTGAGaacgtctcacggatcttatctCACTCTACCAGAAGATTTCCATCGACTATACTCAtagttataataataaataataatttttaatataaaaattaatatttttttttatagatgatcCAAATTTCATATCACAAAATTAACTCGTAACACCATTTcacaaaacaaaaatttgattaatttttattaaaaaataataatttttctctCCCCCTTGATCTATACAAAATATTGGAAAACAATTCTAGAATGAAACAATATTATGTTAATTTTTTCCATAAAGGATGACTAGGTGTTACTTCATAAAAGTCCTCAATCGGTATAAAAGAATTCAAACGAAgttttttatttcattatttcgaaaatcatatttcCATATTTTTTTTCCAGACAAAaccttgtgtgagacggtctcacgaatcgtattttgtgagacgagtatcttatttgggtcatccatgaaaaattattattttttatgctaaaagtattactttttattgttaatataaataacgttgactcatctcacagataaagattcgtgaaactgtCTCATAAAAGACCTACTCTTTTTACCATTTCCATTACCCAAATCCTAATTTTCCACCTTCTCACTCATCTCCACATGACTAAAACGAAAtatcattattttattataattcaAACTACCTCAATTCTAATCATATTATTCACATGAACAAAAAAATcctttcaaatataatttaataatatatagcagacaaattataatataatttaatataaaaaaataaaactgatCCATCAAAAAACAAATATCTAAACATACAAACTTTATATCAggaattcgtctcacaaaaaattTTCCCCAatattttctatatatatatatatatatatatatatatatatataaattggcTAGATTTCATGGCATACCTCCTAGTGTGACATCGACCACAAATCGACGCAACGatcaataaattcaaaattaaagtTACTATTTATTCTATACAGCCTAATACAGGATCCCTAACTCCCTACGATTAATCAATCCTCCACCACAAAATTCAAATACaaaaattaaaactaaaaaacaaacaaattatCTCCTCCATGAAATTTTACTTTTCTCCATTTGTAAATTTGATTAGATGGAGTTGGCCTAAATCATGTTTCtctaatttgtcaaatttcagtgTTAATCCGATGATTATCATTACGGACATGACAACCGAATAACACTCGTATACCCAAAACTATATAAATAGTCTAggaaaaaatgaataaaattgtaaaataaaacACAAACTTCGACCGATTATACCTAGTGATAAATGATTATAAACTTAGCTGATGAAcccccaaaaaatattttttcgaatttaatttttactaatttcttatataatatatatgctCAAAAAATTGTTATTGTATCATACCAGAACATATGTGCGAGGTTAAATTGGTACGTTCTAGAATCTCACCTTCAATGtatcaaaaataaatatataattttatatttaaatatcacacctatattatatgaattctagcataattataaatattataggaaaaaaacatttttttttccaaaataataTACTGAAATAAAGGTAAAATGAGACCAAAAGTGAAATCACGATAGATTTGGTGAGAAAAGGAAAGAAGATATTGACTTACTGCCTCGATATCAATTTTGTAGACCAGAAGCTTCCTTCTCTCCCGGCAGCTGGTCCTGTACGCCACCACTACATGGCCAATCGCCAGCACCAGAGAACAGACGAACAGCGCCGCCTCCACCGCGCCGCCGCCTCTCGAATTACTCATCATGTACACATACGAAGCCTTCAACGACACAAACACCAGCGACGCCGCCGAGCAAACGGTGGCGATCGCCAGGTACGGCCCCCTTGATAAACTCGGGCCGTCGCAGAAACTGTAAACACCTGTCGCAACACGAACAATGATTAAATTTACTCATAAAAACATGTGAGTTCGTGTGTTTTTTTCGTTCATCTTACGAAAAAATTTGGTGGGTTCTTTTTAGTTGTTCTTATATTCAGAAATTTAGAAGCTTTTGCACGAGATCCGCTATATATTTAGCTCCGCCCTTTATATCcaacccaaaaattcagttgagaatttagaatctgaaattatatatataaatgaaatGAACCTCATACTCACACAAAATGATGGCGGAGCGGATGATAGATATGAGAGGGATATCTATGAGCGAGTCTCGGAAATCATAGTCTCTAAGGTACAAATACAGTGTCCGGAGGGTGATTGGCGGCGCTGGCGGCGGCAGGGCCACCGAGAGCAGGGCGGAGGGGAGCAGAGCATCAGCGATGACTAACAGAACCGGAGCTGAAAACAACAGCAAAGAGATCAACATGGCGACCAAGAAAAACAGGGTTTTGATCCATCTTGGGATTGTAAATACCAATTTCTTCAATGTTTTTTCTTCTTTCAGGAATCCCATCTCCCCTTTTCCTTCCCCCCTGCCGCAGATTACTGTCTGTTTTATGCGTGGAAATTTGGTGAAAATAGAACGGAAATCGGGTTCGAAGATTTGACTCGGTTGTTGGTAAAATGTATGAATATGAAGATGAAATCCGTGCTGTGCTGGTCAAATATGGGAGGCTTATTCCGTTTCCATGCTCGGATTTATAGTTTATAACATCTCAGATTATGCTTTCTTTTCTAGTAAGGGTAGGTGTCTTAAATTTTCAACtgcaattaattaaaaattcattGTCAGAAAATATTCTCCTAATTGGTGGATCGGCTAtcgttaattaaaaattaaaaggataaaaaGGAAATTGAAGGATGTAATATTTCATTGtagataattttttaaatacatatAAATGTAAAGTTTCTGtgctttaaaattttaaaaatattaaaaatatattgtccttcaataatatatttaaatgtgcTTTAGTGTTTCTTTATCATTGTTTTTACTTTTTTGCTTGGTATATGATTACATAAAATTAACTCTATGTTAGAAACAcgtgatttaaaatattaaattgtaACCTGTGGCAAATAAAGTAAGAGTTAGTATGTTACGAGAAGatatcatatatttttatttttgatacgaattaaaaaatttataaatattatgaaaaatcgatatttttaaaataaaaattgatatttttttcataGGTTAAGTCATGTTAGAAATTCGTCTTACAAATTGaatcgtgagacggtctcacaagatGTTTTTTGTGATAAGATAGATGTGCTTGAATTTTAAACACACATAATTGTAAAAAatcttaattttatatataagattttacattttttaaaaaatatttcacaAGGGTGATTATTACAATTTAATTTACTTAAGGAAAGTTTAATGAGCGACTTAAGGGTTGCAGTTATCACTTTCTCAAATTTATTTGTTTCTATATGTTTAGCTTTATTAAGAGATATACGTGTTACATAAATGAGAAAGGTGGAGTTTATTTTGgagatattttaatttatatataaaaaatttgtgatatttaatattatattgttaaaaattaatttgatattTTCTTATTTATTGCAATTAAATTACATAATATAAatcgtttttaataacaatttaaatatttaatttcaaaaaaaaacttaaactCGATTGTTTAAACAAAACAAAATCGAGCATCTTGGTAAGGTGTGATTTGTAATTCACGGTTTGATTTGATACTTAATAACAATCAATAATTTTGATTAAATTCAatcttttattaataataacttAACCAAACCACTTTTCGAATAACTGTAGTTGAGGATATTCAATTAAATGGTTTCAGGACATGAAAATTGTTCATCTACGACTTGATAATGTTGGAAATTTGAAGTTTGAATAAAATTATGTTTCATGAATGTGGAAGTATCTTTTGACTCTCCACATTTTTGAGTTAGTTGAAGAGTTTTggctcttcatattcttgagttaatgaaaagattaattgagttaattaatcttACATGACTCTTTGTGTGCATTTTGGGGCTTTTAAATAGTGTGTTCATTTCATCATTTCAtgtacatgaaaatattttctctttcaagtactctcttgcatttcatattTGTTAGCTTTTCGTTTGACCTCCGTTAAATCTCGATGATAAAGTAAAGGTACGTTTTCAGTTCGCCGTAGTAGTGTCTCATGTTAAGTCACTGCTAgttgttccgttgtatcctgAGAAACAGACGTCCAAGATGATCCTCGAAGCACATAGATGATGGGATGAATCTTTTTTAAGGACAATGTATTTCGTACTGATCTTGGTTTGATTTACTTTCATTTATAGTATTTCTCTACtgtttttttttctcttcaCTATACTACTCGCTGGTTTTATTGATAAAAATCTTTCTGTACCATACCATTTGATATATTGTACTACAGATAATGATGATTAAATTTTGGAAACATTGCATTTTTTATCttatatatttttctatttGTCATTGTAGTCTTctgtattattaatttttagtcTCAGTATCTTATTTTCcaatttttactatttttaatcGGGGTGTTAATGTGGTGTGACATTACACACTTAAGCATCACATTGAGCCAAATAAATGTTACATCGATGTCACATTAGTATCacgttgaaaaaaaaaatataacaaactaaacctaaatttgataatatataaaatcaaaaccataaaaaataaaataaaatacatatacaAGATCAAAAGTGtaattttttcttaatttttttctatATCTAATGAAAACTATTCCGCTTATCTGTAAAGCCACCATGTTTAATTCTATAGAAAAATTATTGATCATAAGGGAGTTGGTaggataatttaattaaattacttaattttatattaatggaTAAACTATATATTAATCGAAAGAAAATGGTGGAAAATTTATGGTGCGAGCACATGCTACATCTTCTCTTTCATAATTCTTAATTGATctgaatattatattattaaccAAAATTGGATATTTTATGTATAAATAATTATGTTTTATAAACtatcaaataaaattaaatctaAGTAAAATTATGGGTTACTATTCATATATTTTTCGCTTATTCGTATAAATTTCTTGGTGATTAAACAAGATTTCTTGTAATTTCAGATAATCGATTTCATCAgtcgatttaaaaaaaaaaactaaatactTAATCAATATAATTGTATAAAAGCAGTAATAGTCAGGTTCATTTAAAGATagattattaaaattttaattttaaaatcgaaattatttaaataaatgacGTTGTTCGATAAGAAAATATTATgtatgtaaataaataaataaatatatatatatatatatatatttatatagtgtTCTATATATCTTTATAACTAAATAAGAGTTCTTTTATATAAGGTCTTAAATttgaatataataaatatagagAAAAGGATAGAGATTATTCGATGAGAGTAGGTTTAAGTTTCTTGTGAAACGGGCtctaaatatttataataataagtagtaattttgacataaaagaaATAGAGTAggtatcatgtgagaccgtctcacggatcttatccgtgagacgggtcaaccctacccatattcacaataaaaagtaatactcttagcataaaaaataatactttttcatggatgatccaaataaaagatctgtctcacaaatatgacccgtgagaccgtctcacacaagtttttgccaaagaaatatgtttttatgagtgatccaaataaaagatttgtctcacaaaaaatGACTTATACGATCATCTCACGTAAATTTTTgtgattttttatatttaatcatAGTCTATTCCAATTTCGTTTGGACCATATAATGTATtagtgttgatatttgttggatttatttgattttatagGAGAAAGCGGacccttttttttttgttcgttACTGTCTGCTTTTATAGACTAGTTAATGGAACACTAATATGAAATCTGGTCTTGACCAGATTCTGTGTATTATAGTTAGTTGATTATTCGTTATTTTGGCAACTATTAACCAATTGCTATTTAACATTTTGTAGTTCCCAATATCACAGCCAAATTgttaacttttttaaaaaaaatctcacATTATTTGAAAATGAGCTTTTCAATTTGTATTATTACTATATCATCACCATTTTTGTTAGGCAAAAACTTCatgtgtcgtattttgtgagacgaatattttatttggataatccatgaaaaaatattactttttatgctaagagtattactttttattatgaatatcggtaggattgacccgtctcacagataaagatcagtgagactgtctcacaataGATCTACtttttttgttgtggtgttGTTGCTATAAATATTCTATTTTATGAACAATTATAGTTGGTAATAGATTAGTCAAAATAGATTTTGCTTCTCAGATTAGTCCGTCACACCATATAAAAGTAAATGATGAGTTGAGTTGGGTTATTAATTTTTCGCCATTGCAAAATGGCGAGTTACGGTCTGCCCCATCCGTCTGGTTCTTTTTGACGTCTCTAGTTCGTGATAATGATATacctaaaatcttttaaattgtaCATCACATATGCATACATGATACACAAGTGAATACTAAGACTATACTATCATACAAAATAATTATTGTATATGCATACATGATATACAAGTGAAttctaatttatattattatataaaaaatctgTCACACTGAAAAcatcaatttttattttccaaatCGTCTTAACACTcacattttttattcaaaattgtaattataaattattttcaatattaCTATTTTAAAACTGTATTCCGACATCtcactaatttttataaattattattaaattaaacataaaattaagtatttaatgaaattaaaaaatatataaattattattatgtttgCATAATTTACTATTTAAATAAACTACCCTTTCACAAAATAAAGGAAGGGTACTGTCTTTAATCAACAGCCAGAGAGATGTGTCACTATTTTGTCACGAATATCtagaatattattattattattattattattattaaaaatattattgataTACTGCCAAATAATTTCAATTATCATTACTGTTATTGCTTATGTAAGCATTGAAATCGCGATTTCTACAATCACGAGTTTTCACACCTTTCCATATTGTCTTGCGATTCTACGTCATttacatatttaaaaaaaaaaatcactcaCAATGCTTTCGAAGAAGTAAACATAGTACTTCAACAGTAGTTTGACGTTTGGAAAGTGTGGGAATCCTTCCGCTTGCATAGAAAGAAAACAACATTCGGGTTTTTGTGAGATGGTTTTATGATTATACGTCCGTGGATTTGTGATAAAAATCGATTTTGACTATACTTatcataaaaacaatatttttgacataaaatttaattttctaaaGTACGGTGTCATATAATAGTTGTACAAAATTCTAAAATATCAGGCTatgttataattaaattttacttTGACAAAATAAGTGTAACATCAATAatgatataattatataatatgtcgatatttaaaaatatcgatGCTTTCATATATTATTATCGAGTTAGAGCAGCAACGCGCAAACTTGTATATCACAACTAGTCGATATCAtccattaaataaaaaattaactactcgatattatataattttcaaattaatttaaaaaggtGCAAGTTGCAATCCCGACACGTACGATACCGAAATTCTAACAAATAACGTCAATTTTGTCCTGATTTTTTTCAGCCAcatgaaatttattttgggacattaatttaatatatttaaaaatgacACGTTTTTAAGTTAATAACAAGTTTCATATATTATAGAATTATTGGAAATTTACTAAAAAGAACGACaagttatataaaaaaaaatcaaaagaaaaatgtGGAAATATTATATAACAGATGAGCTAAACAAGAAATCTTTTAAgtaaaatattactaaaattttCCAACCACAAATATTTCGTAATTAATATTctatatttaatttagttaattaaatataaaataattaatttatgacgTATACAGCTAGCTGCGTAGTCGGAGGAAAAATCTACATATTGCAGAAGGGCCCCCTGCCTTTTAGGTGGGGGGATACCATAGGATTACAGTTCTTTCTATTACAAATCATCCACGTACATTAACAAATGTATCTCACAATTATTATTGtaataaataatcaagaaattaacttaaaatagGCCAGGCGTAATATTCTCAatctaatatatattattaattaggAATATTTAGCAAATAAGTacattgatttattttatttaatttattataattatcaaTACTAAAAAGCGTGTgtcttaattttatttatttccgtatgttttgttttataaaataaatcgtTAGTCATCATCGGACGACACGTTTTACACACGGGAAACTCTAGATCATAATATATGTGTAGGGTAAGATTTGGATCCACCTAAGTCACCCCATATATTTGGGAATCCTAAATCAATCATCCTTCGATTTTTATCAAATTAATTtcgggaaaaaaattaaaatagtttCGTAAATTGATATGAGCAGGATATTTCGGGTGTGTATTCAATATAAGagattttattgacttttaattaCTTTTATAGATTTTAAAAGTCTAGATATATTCAATTACGACTTTTACATATTCAATAGAAGTCTAGTGATATCCAAaatagacttttatagagttttaaaaagtcaagtggtattcaaTATTGACTTTTAACAATTCTATAAAAGTCTATAGGTATTCGAATTTtcaatagacttttaataacttcACGTATTTCATTAACATACAAACATTAGAGCCTAAGGTAGAActataaattgtcaaaaattgtatttggttcgACCAAATATTtggatggatttttaaaacttctaactcgtACACAAActatttatttctttatctgtcaCTTCACATAATCACATCACctttcttcttatcttctcTCCTCTTATCTATTTTAgtttctctctcaaatttttgaagtgtatctatatatatattttcgtcttttcttttcaaattttttatttttgactgattgtttatttaataaatttgtttaatatcatcagaaatttttaattttaaaatggatTTTTTGATTTTTAGTTTATGGTTTTtgcaaattaatgtaatattcaataatgaTAAAAGATTATCCAAAAATGTcgcttaatttttaataattgaatagtcTCACAACAATcgtgattttttaaattctttttagtattttcaattaatatgtaagcatgatttttttatacaaaattaaatcCATATAATGCTAGATATTATTatttgacatgtatattatcaattcaaaaacaagattatagattattttaaaaaatttacaaatatgCATACAAAACTACATATATACAcatgtaaatattaaatgatctaacttttaaataagtaaatttatttattaatataaatattggaAAACTATTTCAAACcgaatatattatatatgtcaattaattaataaaaaaaatatgttataattaagtacaaaatctattaaaaaaaaattcacaaagtctataaaaatcttgcaaaaaattCTACACAGATCCACATAAATATGTGATATTCtctaaaattccataaaaatctatcaaatctataaaagtctatcatttgaaaaaaatcattaaaaattatcaaaattCTGAATTGAATACACCTCACTTTCttgtattatttaaaatttggttTTAATTACGATAACTTTGATTTATTTTTGTACTCCGAGAGCTAAGATGATCTCGGTCATTGTTGGTGGAAAACGACTAtagtgaaaaaaaaaactaatttaaTGTATATATTATGCAAAAAATTTGATCAATTAGATTATCATATGTTTATATTCGTCAATAGATTACTTTTCAACTTTTACCGATTAATCATTATTTTcgagaaaaaaaaatagagtAAATAATATTAAAGATAATGCATTTAGATTGAGGAATCGACAAACATAGAATCTAg containing:
- the LOC140807624 gene encoding uncharacterized protein, coding for MGFLKEEKTLKKLVFTIPRWIKTLFFLVAMLISLLLFSAPVLLVIADALLPSALLSVALPPPAPPITLRTLYLYLRDYDFRDSLIDIPLISIIRSAIILCVYSFCDGPSLSRGPYLAIATVCSAASLVFVSLKASYVYMMSNSRGGGAVEAALFVCSLVLAIGHVVVAYRTSCRERRKLLVYKIDIEAVSAWKKGYPPYQKYSKKEQQFK